The Brachyhypopomus gauderio isolate BG-103 chromosome 7, BGAUD_0.2, whole genome shotgun sequence genome has a window encoding:
- the LOC143519551 gene encoding zinc-binding protein A33-like, producing MASKRPFPEEDFTCPVCCDVFKDPVLLSCSHSTCSECIRRYWQVERTQKCPVCRKRSIGKPPLNLALKNLCKTFLEIREDPEVLCEIHNEKLKLFCSDDGQLACVVCRDSNKHLNHKFSPVDEAAVELKDIIKSALKPVAVKMKTLQDAQINIHRKVDHVKKQTQYVKDQIKKEFKKLHQFLQKEQAALLTELTEEQQLKTQMLQNKVGEMNKEILSLSNTIRTVAQELQSEDIKFVKSFEKTLEKAQCTLCLDPDEISGELIDVANYLGNLQFRVWKNMQNIIKYSPIILDPNTAHKQLVLSADLTSVRDSNDDDEDDDRDDETSTWRRQPLDTPERFDCCLCVLGSEGFYSGTHSWDVDVGSSSFWMLGVTTESGQRKERNIFPSGAWGIGYDDKCLCARSPMEPCLTLPEAAKPRVVRVRLDMTAGYLWFSDPTLHVDIYKFSHRFTEMVYPFFHSLCNLSPLKVLPLEPVVELNRPS from the exons ATGGCTTCAAAACGCCCCTTCCCCGAGGAAGACTTCACGTGCCCCGTGTGCTGTGACGTTTTCAAGGACCCGGTTCTCCTCTCGTGCAGTCACAGCACGTGCAGCGAATGTATTCGCAGGTACTGGCAAGTCGAACGTACTCAAAAATGTCCAGTTTGCAGGAAGAGATCTATTGGCAAGCCACCCCTCAATTTGGCTTTGAAAAACTTGTGCAAAACCTTCCTCGAGATCAGAGAGGACCCTGAAGTGTTGTGCGAAATTCACAATGAGAAGCTGAAGCTGTTCTGTTCAGACGATGGACAGCTtgcatgtgttgtgtgtagagacTCAAACAAGCACCTGAATCACAAGTTCTCTCCTGTGGACGAAGCGGCAGTTGAACTTAAG GATATCATTAAGAGTGCACTGAAGCCAGTGGCAGTGAAAATGAAGACGCTTCAAGATGCTCAGATTAACATTCATCGAAAAGTTGATCATGTAAAG AAACAAACCCAGTATGTAAAGGATCAGATTAAGAAGGAGTTTAAGAAACTGCACCAGTTTCTGCAAAAGGAACAGGCAGCCTTACTGACTGAGCTGACCGAGGAACAGCAGCTGAAAACACAAATGCTGCAGAATAAAGTAGGAGAAATGAACAAAGAGATACTGTCTCTCTCAAACACCATACGCACAGTAGCACAGGAGTTGCAATCTGAAGACATCAAATTTGTAAAG AGCTTTGAGAAAACTCTGGAGAA agcACAATGCACTTTGTGCCTTGATCCAGATGAGATTTCTGGAGAGCTGATTGATGTTGCAAACTACCTGGGCAACCTGCAGTTCAGAGTCTGGAAGAACATGCAGAACATTATCAAATACA GTCCCATCATCTTGGATCCAAACACGGCCCACAAGCAACTTGTTCTGTCCGCTGACCTGACCAGCGTGAGGGACAGCAATGACGACGACGAGGATGACGACAGAGACGACGAGACCTCTACATGGAGACGGCAGCCTCTGGACACCCCGGAGCGGTTTgactgctgtttgtgtgtgctgggcTCTGAAGGCTTCTATTCAGGCACCCACAGCTGGGACGTCGATGTGGGCAGCAGCTCCTTCTGGATGCTGGGTGTGACCACAGAGTCTGGGCAGAGGAAGGAGCGCAACATTTTCCCCTCTGGAGCCTGGGGCATCGGCTACGACGACAAGTGCCTGTGCGCCCGGTCCCCGATGGAGCCGTGCCTCACGCTCCCCGAGGCAGCCAAACCTCGAGTGGTGAGAGTTCGTCTAGATATGACTGCGGGATATCTGTGGTTCTCAGACCCCACCCTCCACGTTGACATCTACAAGTTCTCACACCGCTTCACGGAGATGGTCTACCCATTCTTCCACAGTCTCTGCAATCTCTCCCCTCTGAAGGTCTTGCCCCTCGAGCCCGTGGTGGAACTGAACAGACCCAGTTAA